From the Candidatus Rokuibacteriota bacterium genome, the window AGTCAGCGACACCGGTAGCACGCCGCTCGCGGCGGCGGGCGCGCCACGCGGCGACTCCGACGGCGCGGCAGCAATGCCGGTGTATCCGACCGCTACGGCCAAGAGAAGGCACGCGCTGCCGGCCGCCCTCAACATGAATGCTCGTGTCACCACGGTGTGCCTCCGTCAGGAAGACGGCTCCACCGATCGCCGCGTCACTACTCTGAACCGGGCTCGCGCCGGCGCACCAGGAGCGATTGACTCAATCTGCTAGTGCGATTGCATCAGCCTGCCTGCGTCTCACTCCGACACCAACGGCTCCCCTCAGGGTGCATAGCTCGACCCGGCGCCCCGTTCCGGAGTCCTGCACCGTTAGCCCGACACCAGCGGCTCACCGCAGCGGCCACAGAAGGCGAACTCCTCGGGCAGGTATTTCGCGCCGCAGGTTTGACACGCCCGCGTGTACGGGCCCCAGCGGAACTCGCTCGACTTCCCTTCCGCCGCGCGGCGGCGGAGGGCGAGGTAGTCCCACGGCCGCTTCTCGACGAAAGCGGCCATCCCCTCCTGGGGCTCGAGCGAGGCGTAGTGGACGGTGAGCCAGTCGCGCGCGTGCGGGATGGTCAGGGACCAGACCAGGTCCTTCCAGAAGTTGGCCTGCGCCTTCGTGTAGCGCAGAGACTCGGGGTACTTGTGGATCAGCTTCTGGCAGAGCTCGTCCACCGCCCGGTCCAGCTCGCCCAACGGGACCACGCGGTTGACGAGCCCCCACCGGAGCGCCTCTTCGGCGGTGATCTCGTCGCAGGTCATCAGCATCTCGCGGGCGCGGCGGTCGCCGACGAGAAGGGGCAGCCACTGGGTCGCGCCGGCGGCGGCCACGCTCCCGACCCGCGCCCCGACCTGGCGGATGCGGACATGGTCCGCCGCCACCGCCAGGTCGCAGGCCAGGTTGAGCTCGTTGCCCCCGCCAACGACGACGCCGTTCAGGCGCGCGACGACCGGCTTGCCCGAGTTCCGGATCGCGTCGAGCGCGGCCTGGAACACGCCCATGTACTTCCAGTAGTCACGCGGGCGGCGGGTGTAGCGGGTCGCGTACTCCTCGACGTCGCCTCCCGCGCAGAATGCGCGCTCGCCGCTGCCCGTGACCACGATGACCGCCACCGCGTCGTCCCAGGACGCGTCCGTCACCGCCTCGGTCAGCTCGACCAGGAGGTTGGTCGATAACGCGTTCAACACATGGGGGCGGTTCAGCGTGATCCGCGCGACCCAGTCCTTCTTCTCGTAGAGCAGGTCCTTGAACACGAAGTCCTCGGCGGCTCTGGGCTCCAGCATCGGCCCTCTCCTCCCTTCACACCGCGTCCCAGGCGA encodes:
- a CDS encoding enoyl-CoA hydratase/isomerase family protein — translated: MLEPRAAEDFVFKDLLYEKKDWVARITLNRPHVLNALSTNLLVELTEAVTDASWDDAVAVIVVTGSGERAFCAGGDVEEYATRYTRRPRDYWKYMGVFQAALDAIRNSGKPVVARLNGVVVGGGNELNLACDLAVAADHVRIRQVGARVGSVAAAGATQWLPLLVGDRRAREMLMTCDEITAEEALRWGLVNRVVPLGELDRAVDELCQKLIHKYPESLRYTKAQANFWKDLVWSLTIPHARDWLTVHYASLEPQEGMAAFVEKRPWDYLALRRRAAEGKSSEFRWGPYTRACQTCGAKYLPEEFAFCGRCGEPLVSG